From Paenibacillus graminis, a single genomic window includes:
- a CDS encoding LysR family transcriptional regulator has product MSMNNFELYKVFYWAAKTGSLTQAAKSLYITQPSVSHAIKQLEDSFGLTLFTRNSKGVVLTPEGATLYSYIEQSHILITQAEKKMAELKNLDNGELRIGGSDSLFKHYLLPFIEVFHQRYPGIRLHLIHGTTPEVISYLKEGLVDLGVVRMPISDPQLEVRQGLQLQDCFIAGSHYAGLNQKVLSIEELLQYPIILFSRSSRARMAITDLFRGYGYELKPEFEVGSVGLLIEFARKGLGISFVTREFVSKELEEGSLFEIKLDVQLPPAQVGMMTMRNMPLTTAASKFIELTK; this is encoded by the coding sequence ATGTCTATGAACAACTTTGAGCTATATAAGGTTTTTTACTGGGCAGCGAAGACCGGAAGCCTGACCCAGGCTGCCAAATCCCTCTATATTACCCAGCCCAGCGTCAGCCATGCGATCAAGCAGCTGGAAGACAGCTTTGGCCTGACCCTGTTTACCCGGAATTCCAAAGGCGTGGTACTGACACCGGAGGGGGCCACCTTGTACTCCTATATCGAGCAGTCGCACATTCTCATCACCCAGGCCGAGAAGAAGATGGCCGAACTCAAAAACCTCGACAACGGCGAGCTGCGGATTGGCGGCAGTGATTCCCTGTTCAAGCATTATCTGCTGCCCTTCATTGAAGTCTTTCACCAGCGCTACCCCGGCATCCGCCTGCATCTGATCCATGGGACTACACCCGAAGTCATCTCTTATTTAAAAGAAGGCCTCGTTGATCTGGGCGTTGTGCGTATGCCTATCTCCGATCCCCAGCTTGAAGTGCGGCAGGGGCTTCAGCTCCAGGACTGCTTCATTGCGGGCAGCCACTATGCCGGGCTGAACCAGAAGGTCCTTTCTATTGAAGAGCTGCTTCAATATCCCATCATCCTCTTCTCCCGCAGCAGCCGTGCACGTATGGCTATCACGGACTTGTTCCGGGGCTACGGCTACGAGCTGAAGCCGGAATTCGAGGTAGGCAGCGTGGGCCTGCTGATCGAGTTTGCCCGCAAAGGACTCGGCATCTCCTTCGTCACGCGGGAATTCGTGTCCAAGGAGCTGGAAGAAGGCTCGCTTTTCGAGATTAAGCTCGACGTACAGCTTCCACCTGCCCAGGTGGGCATGATGACCATGCGCAACATGCCGCTGACAACTGCGGCCAGCAAGTTCATTGAGCTTACGAAGTAG
- the zwf gene encoding glucose-6-phosphate dehydrogenase, translating into MEATTFVLFGATGDLARRKIYPALYNLYLDHKLHHSFSVIGLGRREVADEAFQAMVERSIRDFSRREVNDSASVRGFLKAFRYNVLDVGHTEDYLKLLQRVEQQEESMGGSPNRMFYLSVGPEFFEPIALNIKESGLGSAKGWKRLVIEKPFGHDLQSAQELNLKLSEAFTEDEIFRIDHYLGKPMVQELDVFQQTNPVLHALWNNRYIANVQITAGETVGVEERAGYYDHVGALRDMFQNHMLQLLMMLAIRLPKDSTAEEVRFKKKEVMESLEPLEEADVRFNVIRGQYTAGTIQGKPAAGYTAEPGISADSQNDTFIAARLTIDDPFWKGVPFYIRTGKRMKEKSTRIVIEFKEPLKQNSSAAEDDIPNLLVFEISPNEGITLQLKARDPQHKGKFKAMHIDFHTNHIDVPEAYENLIYDALHGDPSFFAHWNEVELSWKWVQPILNAFAKNSVPLHYYASGTFGPAEADQLLAENGHHWWLDSAVEEESGLILPVASNF; encoded by the coding sequence ATGGAGGCAACTACATTTGTTTTGTTTGGAGCGACAGGAGATTTGGCCCGAAGAAAGATCTATCCTGCGCTGTATAATTTATATCTCGACCACAAGCTGCACCATTCATTCTCTGTGATTGGTCTTGGCAGAAGAGAAGTGGCTGATGAAGCCTTTCAGGCTATGGTGGAGCGGTCGATCCGGGACTTTTCCCGGCGGGAAGTGAATGATTCTGCGTCCGTGCGCGGCTTCCTGAAGGCCTTCCGATATAATGTGCTGGATGTGGGGCACACAGAGGATTATCTTAAGCTGCTGCAGCGGGTGGAACAGCAGGAAGAGAGCATGGGCGGCTCCCCGAACCGGATGTTCTATTTATCCGTCGGGCCTGAGTTTTTTGAACCGATTGCTTTGAATATTAAGGAAAGCGGACTGGGCAGCGCCAAAGGCTGGAAACGTCTGGTGATTGAAAAGCCCTTCGGCCATGATCTGCAGTCGGCCCAGGAGCTGAATTTGAAGCTGAGCGAGGCTTTTACCGAGGATGAAATTTTCCGGATCGACCATTACCTGGGCAAACCGATGGTGCAGGAGCTGGATGTGTTCCAGCAGACGAATCCGGTGCTTCATGCCCTGTGGAACAACCGCTACATTGCCAATGTGCAGATTACCGCAGGCGAAACGGTGGGTGTGGAAGAAAGAGCGGGCTACTACGATCATGTGGGTGCGCTTAGAGACATGTTCCAGAATCATATGCTGCAGCTGCTGATGATGCTGGCGATCCGCCTGCCGAAAGACAGCACCGCAGAAGAAGTGCGCTTCAAAAAGAAAGAGGTTATGGAGTCCCTTGAGCCGCTGGAAGAAGCTGATGTCCGGTTCAATGTAATCCGCGGGCAGTATACCGCAGGTACTATTCAAGGTAAGCCGGCCGCAGGCTATACCGCTGAACCGGGAATTTCCGCCGATTCGCAGAACGACACCTTCATTGCTGCCAGACTTACGATTGATGATCCCTTCTGGAAGGGTGTGCCCTTCTATATCCGGACCGGGAAGAGAATGAAGGAGAAATCGACGCGCATTGTCATTGAGTTCAAAGAGCCGCTCAAACAGAACTCGTCAGCCGCCGAGGATGATATCCCTAATCTGCTGGTGTTCGAGATCAGCCCGAACGAAGGGATTACCCTGCAGCTCAAGGCCAGAGATCCTCAGCACAAAGGGAAGTTCAAAGCGATGCACATTGATTTTCATACCAACCATATTGATGTGCCGGAGGCTTATGAGAATCTGATTTATGATGCGCTGCACGGAGATCCGTCGTTCTTTGCGCACTGGAATGAGGTAGAGCTGTCCTGGAAATGGGTGCAGCCGATCCTGAATGCTTTTGCCAAGAATAGTGTTCCTCTTCATTACTATGCCTCCGGTACGTTTGGACCTGCCGAAGCAGACCAGCTGCTCGCGGAGAATGGGCATCACTGGTGGCTCGACTCTGCCGTGGAAGAAGAAAGCGGGCTTATCCTGCCCGTTGCTTCAAATTTTTAA